A single Anatilimnocola floriformis DNA region contains:
- a CDS encoding GNAT family N-acetyltransferase → MAAVLEHIRRVPSRFIAVATVEPREANQLPLGAVLVECLPGRAAVVMTPQIDALLPVSQRDELASALLLALDGVLQQQKILLAQALTERREHPTTAIFQAAGYRVASDLLYLAADLTGAANRRIPGFPIQPLELVAVSHDEDARWIRLIEQTYEKTLDCPAVDGLRPTRHVLQEYRDIGVPRTDWWFIARYNSEDIGCLILADHRPAAHAELVYMGLTPDMRGRGWGVHLAHQAQLIAATSGAQHLVLSVDAANLPALRHYQTAGFKFLEQRTVLVKAIIPTP, encoded by the coding sequence ATGGCCGCCGTGCTTGAGCACATTCGCCGCGTTCCCTCGCGCTTTATCGCCGTTGCCACCGTGGAGCCGCGCGAAGCGAATCAGCTGCCGCTAGGAGCGGTGTTGGTTGAATGTTTGCCCGGCCGCGCGGCAGTAGTGATGACGCCGCAGATCGATGCGTTGTTGCCGGTCAGCCAGCGCGACGAACTGGCCAGCGCTTTGCTCCTGGCACTCGATGGCGTTCTGCAGCAACAGAAAATTCTGCTCGCTCAAGCGTTGACCGAAAGACGCGAGCATCCCACGACGGCCATCTTTCAAGCCGCCGGCTATCGAGTGGCCAGCGACCTGTTGTATTTGGCCGCCGATCTGACGGGAGCGGCCAACCGGCGGATTCCGGGTTTTCCGATTCAACCGCTGGAGCTAGTAGCCGTTTCGCACGACGAAGACGCGCGCTGGATTCGGCTCATCGAGCAGACGTATGAAAAGACGCTCGACTGCCCCGCCGTCGATGGCTTGCGGCCGACGCGGCATGTGCTGCAAGAATATCGCGACATCGGCGTGCCGCGCACCGACTGGTGGTTCATCGCCCGCTACAACAGCGAAGACATCGGTTGCCTGATCCTCGCCGATCATCGCCCCGCCGCGCATGCGGAACTCGTTTATATGGGCCTGACTCCCGATATGCGCGGCCGCGGCTGGGGAGTTCACCTCGCGCACCAGGCCCAACTGATTGCCGCCACGAGCGGCGCCCAGCATCTGGTTCTGTCGGTCGATGCGGCCAATCTCCCCGCGCTCCGCCATTATCAAACGGCGGGATTTAAATTCCTGGAACAACGCACCGTGCTGGTGAAGGCGATTATCCCTACCCCGTAG
- a CDS encoding FAD-dependent oxidoreductase, translating into MRRFLWAILGCALLAVSFSGAARAETIFVEAESFDDVGGWSLDTAFTQIVGSPYLLAHGLGQPVKDASTKVEVAAAGKYQVWVRTKDWVAHWKAPGTPGRFQLLINGKPLETTFGTQGVDWHWHAGGEVELPKGETTLGLHDLTGFDGRCDAILLTSDKDFKLPADADLAATRRNWLGFGKEPEDAGEFDLVVVGGGYAGTATAISAARQSLKVALVQDRFVLGGNGSSEVRVWAQGGTLRGKYPHLGEIVEEFADHAPDSPGAGDDFVDERKEKLVLREKSISLFFGHFAMKAATDKEGKVTSVTALEVKTGKERIFRGKLFCDCTGHGVVGALAGAKHSIEPQGRMGMSNMWYWQNEANEQEWPETPWALALDVSDFPKTVASRSKIDDKPFMKGEWFWESGFNKDSINDLEFIRDWNLRAVYGAFSALKHGKEKDAHTKAALKWVAYVGGPRESRLIEGDVVLTRNDIVSQKEFPDGCVPTTWDIDLHYPKEQYAKKFPDNPFISRAEFGAGVDRKNGYPVPYRCFYSKNVPNLFMAGRCISVNHEALGTVRVMRTCGMMGEVVGKAAYLCRLHNTSPRNVYESYLPDLIDLFKQPGAMRRDTLSGELYPDKEVIAVAPYLSKAADKVSGVPNQAPKPSGPPGIELKSLSGIAVDDATAKFTGNWGAGSGLSPYVGNGYRYASINDAAEARFELTVPEAGKYEVRLSWVGHENRAKKALCIIEREGQKPLKLKLNQQENSTDPQAFHSLGAFEFPAGKAAIILSNEGADGFIHADAVQLLKK; encoded by the coding sequence ATGCGACGTTTCTTGTGGGCGATTCTCGGTTGTGCGTTGCTGGCGGTTTCGTTTTCAGGTGCGGCTCGGGCGGAAACGATTTTTGTCGAAGCCGAGTCGTTCGACGATGTCGGCGGCTGGTCGCTCGACACTGCCTTCACGCAAATCGTTGGTTCGCCCTACTTGCTGGCGCACGGTTTGGGTCAGCCGGTGAAAGATGCGTCGACAAAGGTCGAGGTCGCCGCAGCTGGCAAATATCAGGTGTGGGTTCGCACCAAAGATTGGGTCGCTCATTGGAAAGCTCCCGGCACGCCGGGCCGGTTTCAACTCCTCATCAATGGCAAACCACTCGAAACCACATTTGGCACGCAAGGTGTCGATTGGCATTGGCACGCTGGTGGCGAGGTAGAACTTCCCAAGGGCGAAACTACCCTCGGTCTGCATGACTTGACCGGCTTCGATGGTCGCTGCGATGCGATCCTGTTGACCTCCGACAAAGATTTCAAACTGCCCGCCGATGCGGATCTGGCAGCAACTCGTCGCAATTGGCTCGGCTTTGGCAAAGAACCAGAAGACGCCGGTGAGTTCGACCTGGTCGTCGTCGGCGGCGGATATGCCGGCACGGCGACAGCAATTTCGGCGGCACGCCAATCGTTGAAGGTGGCTCTCGTTCAAGACCGCTTCGTCCTGGGGGGCAACGGCAGCAGCGAAGTTCGCGTGTGGGCTCAGGGTGGCACGCTCCGCGGCAAATATCCGCACCTCGGTGAGATTGTCGAAGAGTTTGCCGATCACGCGCCCGATTCTCCCGGCGCTGGCGACGATTTCGTCGATGAACGAAAAGAAAAACTCGTCCTCCGCGAGAAATCAATCTCGCTCTTCTTCGGCCACTTCGCCATGAAGGCCGCCACCGATAAGGAAGGGAAAGTCACGTCAGTCACCGCGCTCGAAGTGAAGACCGGCAAGGAACGAATCTTCCGCGGCAAACTGTTTTGCGACTGCACCGGCCACGGCGTAGTTGGCGCTCTTGCCGGCGCGAAGCACAGCATTGAACCGCAGGGCCGCATGGGCATGTCGAACATGTGGTACTGGCAAAACGAAGCCAACGAACAAGAGTGGCCGGAAACTCCGTGGGCGCTCGCGCTCGATGTGAGCGACTTTCCAAAAACCGTGGCCAGCCGTTCGAAGATCGACGACAAGCCGTTCATGAAAGGTGAATGGTTCTGGGAGTCGGGTTTCAACAAGGATTCGATCAACGACCTGGAGTTCATTCGCGACTGGAACCTGCGTGCTGTGTATGGCGCGTTCAGCGCGCTGAAGCATGGCAAGGAAAAAGACGCCCACACCAAGGCGGCCCTCAAGTGGGTTGCTTATGTCGGTGGCCCGCGCGAATCGCGGCTGATCGAGGGTGACGTGGTGCTCACGCGCAACGACATCGTCAGCCAGAAGGAATTTCCCGACGGCTGCGTGCCGACGACGTGGGATATCGACCTGCATTATCCCAAGGAACAATACGCCAAAAAATTCCCGGACAATCCGTTCATTTCACGGGCTGAATTCGGCGCCGGCGTCGATCGCAAGAACGGATATCCGGTTCCGTATCGCTGCTTCTATTCGAAGAATGTGCCAAACCTGTTCATGGCCGGCCGGTGCATCAGCGTGAATCACGAAGCCCTCGGCACGGTGCGCGTGATGCGCACTTGCGGCATGATGGGCGAAGTGGTCGGCAAGGCCGCTTATCTGTGCCGGCTGCACAACACCTCGCCGCGGAATGTTTACGAAAGCTACCTGCCCGATTTGATTGATCTCTTCAAGCAGCCCGGCGCGATGCGCCGCGATACGCTCAGCGGCGAACTCTATCCCGATAAGGAAGTGATTGCCGTCGCGCCGTACCTGTCGAAGGCTGCGGACAAAGTCTCTGGTGTGCCGAATCAAGCGCCGAAACCGTCCGGGCCGCCCGGAATCGAGTTGAAGTCGCTCAGCGGCATTGCGGTCGATGATGCTACCGCGAAGTTCACCGGCAACTGGGGTGCAGGTTCCGGCCTGAGCCCCTACGTGGGCAATGGCTATCGGTATGCTTCGATCAACGATGCAGCCGAGGCTCGCTTCGAACTCACCGTGCCCGAAGCCGGCAAGTATGAAGTGCGGCTGTCGTGGGTGGGGCATGAGAATCGCGCGAAGAAGGCTCTCTGCATCATCGAACGCGAAGGTCAAAAGCCACTCAAGCTGAAACTCAATCAGCAAGAGAACTCGACCGATCCGCAGGCCTTCCATTCGCTCGGCGCGTTCGAGTTTCCGGCAGGGAAAGCCGCGATCATCCTGTCGAACGAAGGGGCCGACGGTTTCATTCACGCCGATGCGGTTCAACTGCTGAAGAAGTAG
- a CDS encoding PepSY-associated TM helix domain-containing protein encodes MFIARKIWLKVHLYLGLTVGLLFAAMGVTGSMLVFERDLDEHLNEAQMITESTGPQRSFTEIFAAAAEAHPDLGKAVSLEVPHEQGSVSKVRFKQKTDDGVIDTEVFVDPITLEVTGKRVRAESFMAIVNQMHTNLLGGKTGATILGVMGVLMFASIISGVMLWWPLLKSGVRNAFAIRRGKRIYDLHKTIGGLSTIFLLLITTTGIIIIFAPQLKPLANYVSPLTPIPNKVNSKPPTSAGQKKITAEEAVEIVRAEMKDCRLMTIELPQGKDATYKIYVRQAGEIGQNRGVGRVWIDQYSGEILAMRDWRKHTASDIFFRIQVALHSGDAFGIVGRSLFFIVGLMPAVLYVTGTMMWWRKRRRSGT; translated from the coding sequence GTGTTCATTGCCCGCAAAATCTGGCTGAAGGTCCATCTGTATCTCGGGCTGACCGTGGGCTTGCTCTTTGCCGCGATGGGTGTGACGGGAAGCATGCTCGTCTTCGAGCGCGACCTCGATGAGCATTTGAACGAAGCGCAGATGATCACCGAGAGTACCGGCCCGCAGCGGTCGTTCACCGAAATCTTTGCCGCCGCGGCCGAGGCTCATCCCGATCTGGGCAAAGCCGTGAGCCTGGAAGTGCCGCACGAACAAGGGAGCGTCAGCAAGGTTCGCTTCAAACAGAAGACCGACGACGGCGTGATCGACACCGAAGTTTTCGTCGATCCAATCACGCTCGAGGTCACCGGCAAGCGAGTTCGCGCCGAGAGCTTCATGGCCATCGTCAACCAGATGCACACCAATCTGCTGGGCGGCAAAACGGGCGCGACCATTCTCGGCGTGATGGGCGTGCTGATGTTCGCGTCGATTATTTCCGGCGTCATGCTGTGGTGGCCGCTGCTCAAGTCCGGCGTGCGAAACGCTTTTGCCATTCGCCGCGGCAAGCGGATTTATGATCTGCACAAAACGATCGGCGGACTGTCGACGATCTTCCTGCTGCTGATCACGACGACTGGCATCATCATTATCTTTGCGCCGCAATTGAAACCGCTGGCGAACTATGTATCGCCCCTCACGCCGATTCCGAACAAGGTGAATTCGAAGCCGCCGACTTCGGCGGGGCAAAAAAAGATCACTGCCGAGGAAGCCGTGGAGATCGTCCGCGCGGAAATGAAAGACTGCCGCTTGATGACGATAGAACTGCCGCAAGGGAAAGACGCCACGTACAAAATCTACGTGCGGCAAGCGGGCGAAATCGGCCAGAACCGCGGCGTGGGCCGTGTGTGGATCGATCAATACAGCGGCGAGATCCTGGCCATGCGCGACTGGCGAAAGCACACGGCCAGCGATATTTTCTTTCGCATCCAAGTCGCCCTGCACAGCGGCGACGCGTTTGGCATCGTCGGCCGCTCGCTGTTCTTCATCGTGGGCCTCATGCCGGCCGTGCTGTACGTAACCGGCACAATGATGTGGTGGCGCAAGCGCCGTAGGTCAGGCACTTAA
- a CDS encoding alpha/beta hydrolase, with protein sequence MSLSRLCWLFVFTLATVAPFAVHAADEIANGDVVIGPEYSLDPDLKDKGNPKGKQFEFSLKLADSKIFPGTDKTLDAKKAVRESRKVVVYIPAAYKDGDKAPVLVTLDGPSNLNYVRNALDNLTISKDANRKLPAFIVVAVENGGNDGKGSERGLEYDTMSDRFARFINDEVLVAVQNDEKIKAAFPKFAITADPDGRGMMGCSSGGAAALTAGWFRPDLFRRLITYSGTFVDQQDDDAAEEKEFPLGAWEYHSSKKLIETSEKKPLRIFTHVSENDNRAKDAEETYHNWVMANNRTAAALKAKGYEYRYVFSKATGHCDGKVFQQTLADTLVWAWKGYEAK encoded by the coding sequence ATGTCCCTCTCCCGCCTGTGTTGGTTGTTCGTTTTCACGTTAGCGACGGTTGCTCCCTTCGCCGTGCACGCCGCCGACGAGATTGCCAATGGCGATGTCGTGATCGGCCCTGAGTATTCGCTCGATCCCGATCTGAAAGACAAAGGAAATCCCAAGGGGAAGCAGTTCGAGTTCTCGCTGAAGCTCGCCGACAGCAAGATTTTTCCTGGCACCGACAAAACGCTCGACGCCAAGAAAGCCGTGCGTGAATCGCGCAAGGTCGTCGTCTACATTCCTGCCGCGTACAAAGACGGCGACAAGGCGCCGGTGCTGGTCACGCTCGATGGCCCGAGCAATTTGAACTATGTCCGCAATGCTCTCGACAATCTCACAATCTCGAAGGACGCCAATCGCAAGTTGCCGGCGTTCATCGTCGTCGCGGTCGAGAACGGCGGCAACGATGGCAAGGGAAGCGAACGCGGTCTCGAGTACGATACGATGTCGGACCGCTTTGCCCGCTTCATCAACGATGAAGTCCTTGTCGCCGTGCAGAACGACGAAAAAATCAAAGCGGCCTTTCCGAAGTTCGCCATCACCGCCGATCCCGATGGCCGCGGCATGATGGGCTGCAGCTCGGGCGGCGCTGCCGCTCTCACTGCGGGCTGGTTCCGGCCCGATCTGTTCCGCCGCTTGATCACGTACTCCGGCACGTTCGTCGATCAACAAGACGACGACGCTGCCGAAGAAAAGGAGTTCCCGCTCGGCGCTTGGGAATATCACTCCAGCAAGAAGCTGATTGAAACCAGCGAGAAGAAACCGCTGCGGATCTTCACGCACGTCTCGGAAAACGACAACCGCGCCAAGGACGCCGAAGAGACCTATCACAACTGGGTGATGGCCAACAACCGCACCGCGGCGGCGCTCAAGGCGAAGGGCTACGAATATCGCTACGTTTTCAGCAAAGCCACCGGCCATTGCGATGGCAAGGTGTTCCAGCAAACACTGGCCGACACGCTGGTTTGGGCCTGGAAGGGTTATGAAGCGAAGTAG
- a CDS encoding PDZ domain-containing protein gives MRRQNLLLAAAFAAALIQPLAQPFASAQLLKKLEQRLGGALDKLNQPADPLANPAPVAQPGYLGMTADETDGQQGIVVLGVKPGSPAEAAKLQKGDLVSAINGQAVKNLDDFEAVLNQVAAGQKATFTVLRGQQALTLNATLVARQTPPVNRANQEDPGPPPDAAPGFNPAAPPAVPEVGNARGSLGISVVQLTEQARTANGLTASRGALVAAVKVGGPAERAGIPVGSLIVAVDGQRVNTPDEVVELVAAARAGQEMELSYYRGATLTRKTVRLAPAALDARAQPAGNPAGGNVAVGGGALGGILGGAGGDRPIVRRVGEVIDGLARPAGGQPVGLGEEVNALKSQVELLQATIRSLEDRINRLEGRAPANEAAPALPPGDDPVKRLELKLTPPEKPALPTPPALP, from the coding sequence ATGCGTCGTCAGAACCTCTTGTTAGCGGCAGCTTTTGCAGCTGCTCTCATTCAGCCGTTGGCCCAGCCTTTCGCGTCGGCCCAATTGCTGAAAAAACTCGAACAACGCCTCGGCGGCGCGCTCGACAAGCTAAATCAACCCGCCGATCCGCTGGCCAATCCCGCGCCGGTGGCTCAGCCCGGTTATCTCGGCATGACCGCCGATGAAACCGACGGCCAGCAGGGAATCGTCGTGCTGGGCGTGAAGCCCGGCAGCCCCGCCGAAGCGGCCAAGTTGCAAAAGGGTGATCTCGTCTCGGCCATCAACGGCCAGGCCGTGAAAAACCTCGACGATTTTGAAGCCGTGCTCAATCAGGTCGCGGCTGGTCAAAAGGCGACGTTCACCGTGCTGCGCGGGCAACAAGCGTTGACCTTGAACGCCACACTCGTCGCGCGGCAAACACCGCCGGTGAATCGGGCGAATCAAGAAGATCCCGGTCCGCCGCCGGATGCCGCGCCTGGATTTAATCCGGCCGCTCCTCCCGCCGTTCCCGAAGTAGGCAATGCCCGCGGTTCGCTGGGCATCTCGGTCGTTCAATTGACCGAGCAGGCCCGCACTGCCAATGGACTCACCGCCTCGCGCGGCGCGCTCGTCGCAGCCGTGAAAGTGGGCGGCCCTGCCGAGCGCGCCGGCATTCCCGTCGGCAGCTTGATCGTCGCAGTCGATGGCCAACGAGTGAACACGCCCGATGAAGTGGTCGAGCTCGTCGCCGCCGCCCGCGCTGGTCAGGAAATGGAACTGAGCTATTACCGCGGCGCGACCCTCACGCGGAAGACGGTGCGACTCGCTCCGGCAGCGCTCGACGCGCGAGCTCAGCCAGCAGGCAATCCAGCCGGTGGAAACGTTGCAGTTGGCGGAGGCGCCCTCGGCGGCATTCTCGGTGGCGCTGGCGGCGATCGGCCGATCGTGCGCCGCGTCGGCGAAGTGATCGATGGCCTCGCTCGCCCCGCTGGCGGTCAGCCGGTGGGACTCGGCGAAGAAGTGAACGCCCTCAAGAGCCAGGTGGAATTGCTCCAAGCGACCATTCGTTCGCTCGAAGACCGAATCAATCGCCTCGAAGGTCGCGCTCCGGCCAACGAAGCCGCCCCGGCGTTGCCGCCGGGCGATGATCCGGTGAAACGCCTCGAGCTGAAACTCACGCCGCCCGAAAAGCCGGCGCTGCCAACTCCGCCCGCTCTGCCGTAA
- a CDS encoding ankyrin repeat domain-containing protein, with protein MKIIITGPAEAFDDDTEEPVDDPRRLAPLDGLDFSTDKCSNYLGKELDEIGLRGGVIRLAVEKKKLRVVTEFESPRKLTPAELAKLVDDTRGQWSDGIGEGEFRHAQKYKLQIDVSPFGLGPTTAKQIADGKKVATPRGMPLHKALEEKKVKLARELLASGVKLDVRDKYGQTPLHIACSEGLLDLAEEFIQAGADVRIKNKSGATALESLCVCQEKCMRTPQPLAVLKLLLKKGVAVDDGDKQGVTPLMWAVNRGHLELVKGLIKAGANVNAQDREKGNENRVLMYASDLEIIKLLLKHGADPRLKNAYGNTAWDSALLNSHQRGYRQRAELLQKHGEKLDKKEKDDEVGRARLPGR; from the coding sequence ATGAAAATCATTATTACCGGCCCGGCCGAGGCGTTTGATGACGATACCGAAGAGCCGGTCGACGATCCCCGCCGGTTAGCTCCGCTTGATGGTTTGGATTTCAGCACCGATAAGTGCTCGAATTATTTGGGTAAGGAACTGGACGAAATCGGCCTGCGGGGCGGCGTCATTCGTTTGGCCGTTGAGAAAAAGAAGCTCCGTGTTGTCACCGAGTTCGAATCGCCGCGGAAGCTGACGCCGGCAGAACTAGCCAAGCTGGTCGACGATACGCGCGGCCAATGGAGCGATGGCATCGGCGAAGGAGAATTTCGCCACGCGCAGAAGTACAAGTTGCAGATCGACGTTTCGCCGTTCGGCCTGGGACCGACAACCGCTAAGCAGATTGCTGACGGCAAGAAAGTTGCCACGCCGCGCGGCATGCCGCTGCACAAAGCCCTCGAAGAAAAGAAGGTGAAGCTCGCGCGCGAATTATTGGCCAGTGGCGTGAAGCTCGACGTGCGCGACAAGTATGGCCAAACGCCGCTGCACATTGCCTGCAGCGAAGGGCTGCTCGATCTTGCCGAGGAGTTCATTCAGGCCGGCGCCGATGTGCGGATCAAGAATAAGTCGGGAGCCACCGCGCTCGAGAGCCTGTGTGTCTGTCAAGAAAAGTGCATGCGCACTCCGCAGCCGCTCGCCGTGCTGAAGCTCTTGCTCAAAAAGGGCGTCGCCGTGGATGACGGCGACAAGCAAGGAGTCACGCCGCTGATGTGGGCTGTGAATCGTGGCCACCTCGAATTGGTGAAGGGCCTGATTAAAGCCGGCGCCAACGTGAACGCTCAGGATCGCGAGAAGGGAAACGAGAACCGAGTGCTGATGTACGCTTCCGACTTGGAGATCATCAAGCTATTGCTCAAGCACGGCGCCGATCCGCGCTTGAAGAATGCGTATGGCAACACGGCTTGGGATTCGGCCCTGCTGAACAGTCATCAGCGCGGCTACCGCCAGCGCGCCGAACTCCTGCAGAAGCATGGCGAGAAGTTGGATAAAAAAGAAAAAGACGACGAAGTAGGGAGGGCGAGGCTCCCGGGCCGTTAG
- a CDS encoding GNAT family N-acetyltransferase, with protein sequence MTAFSIATTNLDLVLQTPEEVLAWVAALPPEVFAQVSPDWIARVKQTTPGDPWALSYTVIERATGTAVGNCAFKGPPDSSGMVEVAYGIDEAQRCRGFATEATKGLIDFAKASGQVLLVRAHTMPDDNASIRVLTKCGFQLIGEVMDPEDGLVCRWELP encoded by the coding sequence ATGACTGCATTTTCGATTGCAACGACCAACCTCGATCTGGTGCTGCAAACGCCCGAGGAAGTTTTGGCTTGGGTCGCAGCGCTACCGCCGGAGGTCTTCGCGCAGGTTTCGCCCGACTGGATCGCTCGGGTAAAGCAGACCACCCCCGGCGATCCCTGGGCACTTTCTTACACGGTGATCGAGCGCGCAACCGGAACCGCCGTCGGCAATTGTGCGTTCAAGGGACCGCCCGACAGCAGCGGCATGGTGGAAGTGGCCTACGGCATCGACGAAGCTCAGCGGTGCCGCGGCTTTGCCACCGAGGCAACCAAGGGCTTGATCGATTTTGCCAAAGCGAGCGGTCAGGTGCTGCTCGTACGGGCTCACACCATGCCCGATGATAACGCGTCGATTCGCGTGCTGACAAAATGCGGCTTTCAGCTCATCGGCGAGGTGATGGATCCCGAGGACGGTTTGGTTTGCCGCTGGGAATTGCCGTAG
- a CDS encoding DUF1559 domain-containing protein, with product MILQGCRRRGFTLVELLVVIAIIGVLVALLLPAVQAAREAARRMQCSNNQKQLALAIHNYHDTYLTLPWAASQGFGFTYHAHVYPFMEQQPLYNIIQFQDSGEGSDSSPNSTFSIVAKTVVKGLKCPSEKTANVWAPAINGLSNRAVGSYVGNCGSDVSLDTPQAQGTIDVRCGNGPMLVFHVASAVNRTEVKFKNITDGLSNTLLGGESPFSVVDPCTICDRMYGYSYDADAANAASGEGDFSEVVCSTYYKMNRSMLKTGPTGDEREMSFGSYHPGGCVMQMCDGSIRYVTESVDMAIWKAAGSRDGGETLQLP from the coding sequence ATGATTTTGCAGGGATGTCGCCGACGCGGTTTTACGTTGGTCGAATTGCTGGTCGTGATTGCGATCATCGGTGTGTTGGTCGCCCTGCTGCTGCCAGCCGTGCAGGCCGCGCGCGAGGCCGCCCGGCGGATGCAATGCAGCAACAATCAAAAGCAGCTCGCCCTGGCGATTCATAATTACCACGATACGTATTTGACGCTTCCTTGGGCTGCGTCGCAGGGGTTCGGCTTCACCTACCACGCCCACGTTTATCCGTTCATGGAACAGCAGCCGCTGTACAACATCATTCAGTTTCAAGATTCCGGCGAGGGAAGCGATAGTTCGCCGAACAGCACCTTTTCGATCGTCGCCAAAACGGTGGTGAAGGGGCTGAAGTGCCCGTCCGAAAAAACAGCCAATGTCTGGGCGCCGGCGATCAATGGTTTGTCGAATCGGGCCGTCGGCAGCTATGTCGGCAATTGCGGCAGCGATGTGAGCCTCGATACACCGCAAGCTCAGGGGACGATCGACGTCCGCTGCGGCAACGGCCCGATGCTCGTCTTTCACGTCGCTTCGGCAGTCAATCGCACGGAAGTCAAATTCAAGAACATCACTGACGGCCTATCGAATACGCTCCTCGGCGGCGAATCGCCGTTCTCGGTGGTCGATCCCTGCACCATTTGCGACCGCATGTATGGCTACAGCTACGATGCCGATGCGGCGAATGCTGCATCGGGCGAGGGAGACTTTTCCGAGGTGGTCTGCTCGACTTACTACAAAATGAATCGTTCGATGCTGAAGACCGGTCCGACGGGTGATGAACGCGAAATGTCCTTCGGCAGCTACCATCCTGGCGGCTGCGTGATGCAGATGTGCGACGGCTCGATCCGCTACGTCACTGAATCGGTCGACATGGCCATTTGGAAAGCGGCCGGCTCGCGCGACGGCGGCGAAACTCTGCAACTTCCGTAA
- a CDS encoding SAM-dependent methyltransferase — MSIVATKTGSIRQQWPAAPDFHSLPTPKTQHPAVPLVKLCYTMVHAADAVGIHDLADGEFLPADSTLEQGIERQLNYLLNQVGCLRPGFRLLEIGCGYGHLLQMAQQRGAQVIGVNISPEQADYCNERGLKVHCCSYRDLLHEASWHGQFDGVIANGSLEHWVQPEDVQAGRMNDIYHESFAIAHKLLDPQDHDARYVTTAIHVKRDVKPEYLLASWLNQPLGSDRRHFSLLHHWMGGYYPVDGQLAECAKPFFTLEKEVDGTLGYKVANDYRMARMLRGLYTNPTLVWRLLNSLVHHPFVAATMLESFFIEQSWDWQFRGDNPPMKLLRQTWRRTEIG, encoded by the coding sequence GTGTCTATCGTCGCAACGAAAACGGGTAGCATTCGCCAACAATGGCCTGCTGCTCCGGATTTTCACTCGCTGCCCACTCCCAAGACGCAGCACCCGGCCGTGCCGCTGGTCAAGCTCTGCTACACCATGGTTCACGCTGCCGATGCCGTGGGAATCCACGATCTGGCCGACGGCGAGTTCCTGCCGGCCGATTCGACGCTCGAACAAGGCATCGAGCGGCAGCTGAATTACTTGTTGAATCAAGTTGGCTGTTTGCGGCCTGGTTTTCGACTGCTTGAGATCGGCTGCGGCTATGGTCACTTGCTGCAAATGGCCCAGCAACGCGGCGCGCAGGTGATCGGCGTCAATATTTCGCCCGAACAAGCGGATTATTGCAACGAGCGCGGGCTGAAGGTGCATTGCTGCTCCTATCGCGATTTGTTGCACGAGGCGAGTTGGCACGGCCAGTTCGATGGCGTGATTGCCAACGGCTCGCTGGAGCATTGGGTGCAGCCCGAAGATGTGCAAGCCGGGCGGATGAACGATATTTATCACGAGTCGTTCGCCATCGCGCACAAACTGCTCGACCCTCAGGACCACGACGCGCGTTACGTCACCACGGCGATCCATGTCAAACGCGATGTGAAGCCCGAGTACCTGCTCGCATCCTGGCTCAACCAACCGCTCGGCTCCGACCGCCGGCATTTCAGCTTGCTGCATCACTGGATGGGCGGTTACTACCCGGTCGACGGCCAACTTGCCGAATGTGCCAAACCGTTCTTCACGCTCGAAAAAGAAGTCGACGGCACCTTGGGTTACAAGGTAGCCAACGACTATCGGATGGCGCGGATGCTGCGCGGGCTTTATACCAATCCGACATTGGTTTGGCGGCTCCTCAATTCGCTAGTCCATCATCCGTTCGTCGCGGCCACGATGCTGGAAAGCTTTTTCATCGAGCAATCGTGGGATTGGCAGTTCCGCGGCGACAATCCACCGATGAAACTACTGCGTCAAACCTGGCGGCGAACCGAGATCGGCTAA